One part of the Paracoccus sp. MBLB3053 genome encodes these proteins:
- a CDS encoding bactofilin family protein produces the protein MFSKTRVTEPGPRTQPATEPEAPRKLDTSFDVPASPATQSTPRPRTAPSVLASDLTVTGNIRTQGDIQVEGTVEGDIRAHQLVVGESATIRGEIVAEEVVVNGRVVGRVRGLKVRLTASAKVEGDIIHKTIAIESGAHFEGSVQRQEDPLANGVTPKLAAPARKADEAAE, from the coding sequence ATGTTTTCTAAGACGCGTGTGACAGAACCCGGACCCAGAACGCAACCGGCGACCGAACCCGAGGCTCCGCGCAAGCTCGACACCAGTTTCGACGTCCCCGCTTCGCCGGCCACCCAGTCGACGCCCCGCCCACGCACAGCGCCATCGGTTCTGGCATCGGACCTGACGGTGACCGGAAACATCAGGACACAGGGCGACATCCAGGTCGAAGGCACTGTTGAAGGCGATATCCGCGCCCATCAGCTTGTCGTCGGCGAAAGCGCGACGATCCGTGGCGAGATCGTGGCCGAAGAAGTGGTCGTCAACGGTCGCGTCGTCGGCCGCGTCCGCGGCCTGAAGGTTCGCCTGACCGCCAGCGCGAAAGTCGAAGGCGATATCATCCACAAGACCATCGCGATCGAATCCGGTGCGCATTTCGAGGGATCGGTGCAGCGTCAGGAAGATCCGCTTGCGAATGGCGTCACGCCCAAACTGGCCGCGCCCGCACGCAAGGCCGACGAAGCGGCCGAGTGA
- a CDS encoding acyl-CoA dehydrogenase family protein has translation MDFALSEEQQAIFDMARDFGQEHIAPNAQSWEEAGTIPRDLWPKVAELGLGGLYVSEEHGGSGLNRLDGTLVFEALAMSCPSVAAFLSIHNMCGGMIDKFGSDETRAHWLPDLCRMEKIFSYCLTEPGSGSDAAALRTRAERDNDGWRLNGTKAFISGGSYSDAYICMVRTGRDGPKGISSIIVEHGAPGLSFGAPERKMGWKSQPTSQVQFDDCNVPAENLLGEEGRGFSYAMAGLDGGRLNISACALGGAQAALDATLRYMAERRAFGQSLDQFQALQFRLAEMETALQSARIFLRQAAWKLDQGVPDASKFCAMAKLHVTDRAFEVANQCLQLHGGYGYLADYGIEKIVRDLRVHQILEGTNEIMRLIVSRALLAERV, from the coding sequence ATGGATTTCGCACTGAGCGAAGAGCAGCAGGCCATATTCGACATGGCGCGCGATTTCGGCCAGGAACATATCGCACCGAATGCACAGAGCTGGGAAGAGGCGGGAACGATCCCGCGTGATCTCTGGCCCAAGGTGGCCGAACTGGGCCTGGGCGGGCTTTACGTTTCCGAAGAACATGGCGGGTCCGGCCTGAACCGGCTGGATGGCACGCTGGTTTTCGAGGCGCTGGCCATGTCCTGCCCTTCGGTCGCGGCTTTCCTGTCGATCCACAACATGTGCGGCGGGATGATCGACAAATTCGGCTCGGACGAGACCAGGGCGCATTGGCTGCCGGACCTGTGCAGGATGGAGAAGATCTTTTCTTATTGCCTGACCGAACCGGGCTCGGGATCGGATGCGGCGGCGCTGCGCACGCGGGCCGAACGGGACAATGACGGCTGGCGGCTCAACGGGACCAAGGCATTCATTTCGGGCGGCAGCTATTCGGATGCCTATATCTGCATGGTCCGCACCGGCAGGGACGGTCCCAAGGGCATCTCGTCGATCATTGTCGAACACGGCGCCCCTGGGCTCAGTTTCGGCGCCCCCGAGCGCAAGATGGGCTGGAAGTCCCAGCCGACCTCACAGGTTCAATTCGACGATTGCAACGTTCCCGCCGAGAACCTTCTGGGCGAGGAAGGCCGCGGCTTCAGCTATGCCATGGCGGGGCTCGATGGCGGGCGGCTGAATATCTCGGCCTGCGCATTGGGCGGCGCGCAGGCTGCTCTGGACGCGACGCTGCGCTACATGGCCGAGCGCCGCGCCTTCGGACAGAGCCTGGACCAGTTTCAGGCACTCCAGTTCCGTCTGGCCGAGATGGAGACCGCCCTGCAATCCGCGCGCATCTTCCTGCGTCAGGCGGCGTGGAAGCTTGACCAGGGCGTGCCCGACGCCAGCAAATTCTGCGCCATGGCGAAACTGCATGTCACCGACCGCGCCTTCGAGGTTGCGAACCAGTGCCTGCAACTGCATGGCGGTTACGGCTATCTCGCGGATTACGGGATCGAGAAGATCGTGCGCGACCTGCGCGTTCATCAGATCCTAGAAGGAACGAACGAGATCATGCGGCTCATCGTCAGCCGGGCCCTTCTGGCGGAGCGCGTCTGA
- a CDS encoding CBS domain-containing protein, giving the protein MLVKQMLSMKPSGEVYTIASSASVADAVKQLSDKRIGAIIVSDDGVNPEGIISERDIVRELGKQGPEVLSRSVADIMTRKPSTCSTGEDTRAILERMTEGRFRHMPVVDAEGRMIGIVSIGDAVSARLKELRDERDALTGMIMGN; this is encoded by the coding sequence ATGCTCGTGAAGCAGATGCTGTCGATGAAGCCCAGTGGCGAGGTCTACACCATCGCCTCGTCCGCCAGTGTGGCCGATGCCGTGAAGCAATTGTCGGACAAGCGCATCGGGGCGATCATCGTTTCAGATGACGGCGTCAATCCGGAAGGGATCATCTCGGAACGCGATATCGTTCGCGAACTGGGCAAACAGGGGCCCGAAGTGCTGTCGCGCAGCGTTGCAGACATCATGACCCGCAAGCCGTCGACCTGCTCGACGGGCGAAGATACCCGCGCGATCCTGGAACGGATGACCGAGGGGCGTTTTCGTCACATGCCGGTGGTCGATGCCGAAGGCCGGATGATCGGCATCGTCTCGATCGGCGACGCGGTCTCGGCCCGTCTGAAGGAGCTGAGGGACGAGCGTGACGCGCTGACCGGCATGATCATGGGCAATTGA
- a CDS encoding DUF5930 domain-containing protein, with product MRITHSLNSVLERWLPEQRLFLKSDSSTRFVRLSPVTQLVALGGSAAFLGWTIIASSILAIDGISAHGTRDQARMSQAAFETRLADLSAERDNRASEALAAQNRYKVALNQVSDMQSQLLESEARRSELETGIGVVQSSLHAAVKERDELKAQQLASGEKSPAERTSELQLALDIVSGELKQAAAARVDALKQVEDAKQTADAVTLQRDQIVARNDEIMTQLEDAVSVSVKPFDEMFRSVGLNPDEVLRTIRRGYSGQGGPLNPISYSSSGNAEITQKEAKANEILITLDKMNSYRIAVEKMPLAMPVKSAFRYTSPFGRRWGRAHEGIDMAAPVGTPIYATGDGVVTFAGRQSGYGNLIKVQHELGTETRYAHLSKIKVKVGQKVSRGSLIGAMGNTGRSTGPHLHYEVRVNGRAVNPMTFIKAAQNVF from the coding sequence TTGCGGATCACTCACAGTCTGAATTCGGTGCTTGAGCGCTGGCTGCCAGAACAGCGACTCTTCTTGAAGTCGGACAGTTCGACTCGTTTCGTCCGGCTCAGCCCGGTCACGCAACTCGTGGCGCTTGGCGGCTCGGCTGCCTTTCTGGGCTGGACCATCATTGCCAGCTCGATCCTTGCGATCGACGGGATCAGCGCGCATGGCACACGGGATCAGGCTCGCATGTCGCAAGCCGCGTTCGAGACGCGGCTGGCCGATCTGTCGGCCGAGCGCGACAATCGCGCCTCCGAGGCCCTGGCCGCGCAGAACCGCTACAAGGTGGCACTGAACCAGGTTTCGGACATGCAGTCCCAGCTTCTTGAATCCGAAGCGCGCCGCAGCGAACTTGAAACCGGTATCGGCGTCGTCCAGTCCAGCCTGCATGCCGCGGTCAAGGAACGCGACGAATTGAAGGCTCAGCAGCTTGCATCGGGCGAAAAGAGCCCTGCCGAACGCACATCCGAGCTTCAGCTTGCGTTGGACATCGTGTCGGGCGAGTTGAAACAGGCGGCGGCTGCCCGGGTAGATGCACTCAAGCAGGTTGAGGACGCCAAGCAGACTGCCGATGCGGTCACCTTGCAGCGCGACCAGATCGTCGCCCGCAACGACGAGATCATGACCCAGCTCGAGGATGCCGTCAGCGTCTCGGTGAAACCGTTCGACGAAATGTTCCGCAGTGTGGGCCTGAACCCGGACGAAGTGCTGCGCACGATCCGTCGCGGCTATTCCGGTCAGGGCGGTCCGCTGAACCCGATCAGCTATTCTTCCAGCGGGAATGCCGAGATTACCCAGAAGGAAGCCAAAGCGAACGAGATCCTGATCACGCTCGACAAGATGAACAGCTATCGCATCGCGGTCGAGAAGATGCCGCTGGCGATGCCGGTGAAAAGCGCGTTCCGCTACACCTCGCCCTTTGGCCGTCGCTGGGGACGCGCGCATGAAGGCATCGACATGGCCGCGCCGGTCGGTACGCCGATCTATGCGACAGGTGACGGGGTCGTAACATTTGCTGGCCGTCAGAGCGGATATGGCAATCTTATCAAGGTTCAGCACGAACTTGGCACAGAAACCCGCTATGCGCACCTGTCCAAAATCAAGGTCAAGGTGGGTCAAAAAGTGTCGCGCGGAAGCCTGATCGGTGCTATGGGCAATACCGGCAGGTCGACCGGTCCGCATCTTCACTATGAAGTTCGCGTGAACGGCCGTGCCGTGAACCCCATGACCTTCATCAAGGCAGCGCAAAATGTTTTCTAA
- a CDS encoding multidrug effflux MFS transporter: MTPNHAPADKRPSLLTLVSITGVGALSMNIFLPSLPGMARDFGVDYAVMQLSVSAFLAVSAVLQLLCGPISDLFGRRPVILGAFAIFLLATLGTLLAPSAGWFLLFRMIQAVVTTGFVLSRAVVRDMVPAEQAASMIGYVTMGMSLVPMIAPTIGGVLDESFGWKASFATMGILGCAVFALCWFNLTETARDGGIPLRQQVATYPVLARSHRFWGYSLAATLSAGAFYAYLGGAPFVGQVVLHLSPAQVGYWFAAPSIGYALGNFLSARFSLRIGMNRMILAGSIICTVSLSIALMIDMAGGQSPLVFFGSVAFMGLGNGMLLPNANAGMMSVRPELAGTASGLGGSMAVAGGAGLAALAGAFLHDDAGAAPLLTIMVIVSAASILSTLWVIARERQVVAGG, translated from the coding sequence ATGACCCCGAACCATGCCCCGGCCGACAAGCGGCCGAGCCTGCTGACACTGGTATCGATCACCGGTGTGGGCGCGCTCTCGATGAACATCTTTCTGCCTTCGCTGCCGGGAATGGCACGGGATTTCGGTGTTGATTACGCCGTCATGCAGCTTTCGGTTTCGGCCTTCCTTGCCGTCAGCGCCGTGCTGCAACTGCTCTGCGGACCGATCAGCGATCTGTTCGGGCGCCGCCCGGTGATTCTGGGCGCCTTCGCGATCTTTCTCCTTGCCACCCTCGGCACGCTTCTTGCTCCGAGCGCGGGATGGTTCTTGCTGTTTCGGATGATTCAGGCGGTCGTCACGACGGGATTCGTTCTAAGCCGCGCCGTGGTGCGCGACATGGTTCCCGCCGAACAAGCCGCCAGCATGATCGGCTATGTCACTATGGGCATGTCGCTTGTTCCGATGATCGCACCGACGATTGGCGGCGTGCTTGACGAAAGCTTCGGCTGGAAAGCCAGCTTCGCAACAATGGGCATCCTTGGCTGCGCTGTCTTTGCGCTGTGCTGGTTCAACCTTACGGAAACCGCGCGAGACGGGGGCATCCCGTTGCGCCAGCAGGTTGCGACCTATCCCGTCCTGGCGCGCTCGCACCGGTTCTGGGGGTATTCGCTGGCGGCAACGCTCAGTGCGGGCGCGTTCTATGCCTATCTCGGTGGCGCGCCGTTTGTTGGCCAGGTTGTCCTGCACCTGAGCCCGGCCCAGGTTGGCTACTGGTTCGCGGCCCCTTCGATCGGCTATGCCCTGGGCAATTTCCTTTCCGCACGTTTTTCCCTGCGCATCGGCATGAACCGGATGATCCTTGCCGGGTCGATCATCTGCACGGTGTCCCTTTCGATTGCCCTGATGATCGACATGGCGGGGGGCCAGTCGCCGCTGGTCTTCTTTGGCTCCGTCGCCTTCATGGGACTGGGCAACGGCATGCTGCTGCCCAATGCCAATGCCGGGATGATGAGCGTTCGACCCGAACTGGCAGGCACGGCAAGCGGTCTGGGCGGCAGCATGGCCGTCGCGGGCGGCGCGGGCCTTGCCGCTTTGGCCGGTGCCTTCCTGCATGACGATGCCGGCGCGGCGCCGCTTCTGACGATCATGGTCATCGTCTCGGCCGCTTCGATCCTTTCGACGCTTTGGGTCATTGCCCGCGAAAGGCAGGTCGTGGCAGGCGGCTAG
- the coaD gene encoding pantetheine-phosphate adenylyltransferase has product MRIGLYPGTFDPITLGHLDIIQRALALVDRLVIGVAINRDKGPLFPLDERVEMVQRECNDITQRFGGEIVVHPFENLLIDCARDVGASVIVRGLRAVADFEYEFQMVGMNRALDASIETVFLMADARRQAIASKLVKEIARLGGDVSKFVTPAVRDALISRYPA; this is encoded by the coding sequence ATGCGCATCGGGTTGTACCCAGGCACTTTCGACCCGATCACGCTGGGTCATCTAGATATCATCCAGCGCGCGCTGGCCCTAGTCGACCGGCTCGTGATCGGCGTGGCCATCAACAGGGACAAGGGCCCCCTTTTCCCGCTGGATGAGCGCGTCGAGATGGTGCAACGCGAATGCAATGACATCACGCAGCGCTTTGGCGGCGAAATCGTCGTTCATCCCTTCGAGAACCTGCTGATCGATTGCGCGCGCGATGTCGGTGCCTCGGTCATCGTCCGGGGCCTGCGCGCGGTCGCGGATTTCGAATACGAATTCCAGATGGTCGGGATGAACCGCGCGCTTGATGCCAGCATCGAAACGGTCTTTCTCATGGCGGATGCGCGACGTCAGGCCATCGCTTCCAAGCTGGTGAAAGAGATCGCGCGGCTCGGAGGTGATGTGTCGAAATTCGTGACGCCCGCCGTGCGGGACGCGCTTATTTCACGCTACCCCGCTTGA
- a CDS encoding helix-turn-helix domain-containing protein — translation MAMQKIYAGASLRETRGRAGLTQRAFADRLGISLPYLSQMENNHRPVSAGVLLRLASEFSLDLGAMAAGDSERMVMDMAEALADPLFDSPPPRADLRLAATNAPALARAFLDLYRAHRDGQERLAALDEVIGAGVQNTTPSPWEEVRDFFHYCDNYIDAVDRAAEQFDRNHPQPTPLARAISALSDIGVQVEMAELGSGPVYLRNDRRITLNAAAEPSTQAFQLLHLFALESRAELIEATLELARFRSGSARDIARLGLANYFAGAAMMPYGRFLRAAGRERHDLERLAHLFDASLEQVAHRLSTLQRSGDRGVPFFFVRVDQAGTITKRHSATRLQFARFGGACPLWNVHQAFETPGRFLRQLAETPDGKRYLLLARDVTKSSGAFGAPIRRFAIGLGCEITHARELVYADGLDHGNPQIFEPIGISCRICPRPNCHQRSVPPLDRPIRVPKDRPGPLPYEFS, via the coding sequence ATGGCCATGCAGAAGATCTACGCCGGGGCCTCCTTGCGCGAAACCCGCGGTCGCGCCGGATTGACGCAGCGGGCCTTCGCAGACCGCCTTGGCATTTCGCTGCCCTACCTGTCGCAGATGGAGAACAACCACCGTCCCGTCTCGGCCGGGGTGCTGTTGCGATTGGCTTCGGAATTCTCGCTTGATCTTGGCGCAATGGCCGCCGGGGATTCTGAACGCATGGTGATGGACATGGCCGAAGCCCTCGCCGACCCGCTGTTCGATTCGCCCCCGCCCCGCGCCGATCTGCGTCTTGCCGCCACCAATGCCCCGGCGCTCGCGCGGGCTTTTCTTGATCTGTATCGAGCGCATCGAGACGGGCAGGAACGTCTTGCCGCGCTGGACGAGGTCATCGGAGCCGGGGTCCAGAATACAACACCCTCGCCTTGGGAAGAGGTTCGCGACTTCTTTCACTATTGCGACAACTATATCGACGCCGTCGATCGCGCAGCCGAGCAATTCGACCGCAACCACCCCCAGCCGACGCCTCTTGCCCGCGCCATTTCTGCACTGAGCGATATCGGGGTTCAGGTCGAAATGGCTGAACTGGGAAGTGGGCCGGTCTACCTGCGCAACGATCGCCGCATCACGCTGAATGCCGCGGCCGAGCCATCGACCCAGGCCTTTCAGCTCCTTCATCTGTTCGCCCTCGAAAGCCGCGCCGAGCTGATAGAAGCCACGCTTGAACTGGCCCGCTTTCGCAGCGGCAGCGCCCGGGATATCGCACGGCTCGGGCTTGCGAACTATTTTGCCGGCGCCGCGATGATGCCATATGGGCGTTTTCTTCGGGCAGCCGGCCGCGAGCGCCACGATCTTGAACGGCTGGCGCATCTTTTCGATGCCTCGCTCGAACAGGTGGCGCATCGCCTTTCGACCCTGCAGCGCAGCGGCGATCGGGGCGTGCCGTTTTTCTTCGTCCGCGTCGATCAGGCTGGCACGATCACCAAGCGGCACTCCGCGACGCGGCTGCAATTCGCACGCTTCGGCGGCGCCTGCCCGCTTTGGAACGTGCACCAGGCATTCGAAACACCGGGCCGATTCCTCCGCCAATTGGCCGAGACGCCGGACGGCAAGCGCTACCTGCTTTTGGCGCGGGATGTCACGAAATCATCAGGGGCATTTGGCGCGCCGATCCGTCGTTTCGCCATCGGCCTCGGCTGCGAAATCACCCATGCGCGGGAACTCGTCTATGCTGATGGACTGGATCATGGGAACCCCCAGATCTTCGAGCCCATCGGAATCTCTTGCCGGATCTGCCCGCGACCGAACTGCCATCAGCGATCGGTTCCGCCGCTGGACCGCCCGATCCGGGTCCCGAAGGACCGGCCCGGCCCGCTCCCATACGAATTTTCGTGA
- a CDS encoding replicative DNA helicase: MSELRAVEIRNPSEIAEAVASQAVPFSIEAEQQLLGALLTNNEVYDHVSRIIQPKHFYDPVHRRIYEICIERIAKNALASPVTIKAFMENDAGLKELGGPAYLARLAGAAISSHAARDYAQMIREFALRRDLISLGQDISSRASTVSVSDSAEDQIKEAEQTLYKLGEQGVAERGFQSFLSAVSGALTAANAAFSRGGGLSGISSGLVDLDGKMGGLNRSDLIILAGRPSMGKTSLATNIAFNVAKVHRMGEQPDGTHGTVAGGVVGFFSLEMSAEQLAARILSEAAEVPSESIRRGDMTEDEFRRFVKAAHDLQNCPLYIDDTPALPINQLAARARKLKRTMGLDLLIVDYLQLLRAATAKDSRVNEVSEITQGLKAIAKELDIPVIALSQLSRQVENREDKRPQLSDLRESGSIEQDADIVMFVFREEYYREREKPADHELDKMAAWQQIMEACHGKAEVIIGKQRHGPIGTVELSFEGRFTRFGNLEKHRSWDRSE, translated from the coding sequence ATGAGCGAGCTGCGCGCCGTCGAAATCAGGAACCCAAGTGAAATCGCCGAGGCTGTCGCAAGCCAGGCCGTGCCCTTTTCGATCGAGGCTGAGCAACAGCTTCTGGGCGCGCTCCTGACCAATAACGAAGTCTACGACCACGTTTCGCGCATCATCCAGCCAAAGCACTTCTACGACCCGGTTCACCGCCGCATCTACGAGATCTGCATCGAGCGCATTGCCAAGAATGCGCTGGCAAGCCCGGTGACGATCAAGGCGTTCATGGAAAACGACGCCGGGCTCAAGGAACTGGGTGGTCCGGCCTATCTGGCTCGCCTCGCTGGCGCTGCGATCTCGTCCCACGCGGCGCGCGACTATGCGCAGATGATCCGCGAATTCGCTCTACGCCGCGACCTGATCTCGCTCGGGCAGGACATTTCCTCGCGCGCCTCGACCGTTTCGGTGTCGGACTCGGCCGAGGACCAGATCAAGGAAGCCGAGCAGACGCTTTACAAGCTGGGGGAACAGGGCGTCGCGGAACGTGGCTTTCAAAGCTTTCTCTCGGCCGTCAGCGGCGCGCTGACTGCGGCCAATGCCGCCTTCAGCCGCGGCGGCGGTCTGTCGGGGATTTCTTCCGGGCTGGTCGATCTCGATGGCAAGATGGGCGGCTTGAACCGTTCGGACCTCATCATTCTGGCAGGCCGTCCCTCGATGGGGAAAACCTCGCTTGCCACCAACATCGCGTTCAATGTCGCCAAGGTGCATCGCATGGGCGAACAGCCCGACGGTACGCATGGCACGGTGGCGGGCGGCGTCGTGGGCTTCTTCAGCCTGGAAATGTCGGCCGAACAGCTTGCTGCACGCATCCTGTCCGAGGCCGCCGAAGTCCCGAGCGAGTCGATCCGCCGCGGCGACATGACCGAAGACGAGTTCCGCCGCTTTGTCAAAGCCGCGCATGACCTGCAGAACTGCCCGCTCTATATCGACGACACGCCCGCGCTGCCGATCAACCAGCTGGCCGCCCGCGCGCGCAAGCTAAAGCGCACGATGGGGCTCGACCTGCTGATCGTGGACTATCTTCAGCTGCTGCGCGCCGCGACCGCCAAGGACAGCCGCGTCAACGAGGTCTCCGAGATCACGCAGGGCCTCAAGGCCATCGCCAAGGAATTGGACATCCCGGTCATCGCCCTGTCGCAGCTGTCGCGTCAGGTCGAGAACCGCGAGGACAAGCGCCCGCAGCTTTCCGACCTGCGGGAATCGGGCTCGATCGAGCAGGACGCCGATATCGTGATGTTCGTCTTCCGCGAGGAATATTACCGCGAGCGCGAGAAGCCCGCCGATCACGAACTGGACAAGATGGCGGCCTGGCAGCAGATCATGGAAGCCTGCCATGGCAAGGCCGAGGTCATCATCGGCAAGCAGCGTCACGGGCCGATCGGCACGGTCGAACTGTCCTTCGAAGGCCGCTTCACGCGATTTGGAAATCTCGAAAAACATCGTAGCTGGGATCGCTCCGAATAA
- a CDS encoding LysR family transcriptional regulator, with product MDWDDLRIFLTVAREESLSGAGKRLGIDASTVGRRVARLEGALGAKLFVKTPQGYALAPEGERLLPHAELAESALSGAREALSGPGDLTGQLRIGAPDGCANYLLPQICAKLCENHPGLEIQIVALPRVFNLSRREADMAIAVSQPQAGRLVVQRLTDYQLHLAGHDDYLKSHPPITSRDDLRGHRMIGYIPDMIFDRELDYLTETGMDWAQLTSNSVSVQTQAVRAGAGLGIVHDFAIPFCPGVRRILTDQISLRRSFWLIRHADDRRSQRMNRLAEALALGIRQEVARLQALLAVESPSQVHT from the coding sequence ATGGATTGGGATGATCTTCGCATATTTCTGACCGTTGCCCGCGAAGAAAGTCTGTCAGGCGCGGGCAAGCGGCTGGGCATCGACGCATCGACGGTGGGACGCAGGGTCGCGCGGCTGGAAGGGGCGTTGGGCGCGAAGCTTTTCGTCAAGACGCCCCAGGGCTACGCGCTGGCGCCCGAGGGAGAGCGCCTGCTTCCCCATGCCGAGCTCGCCGAATCCGCACTCTCTGGCGCCAGAGAGGCCCTGTCCGGCCCGGGTGATCTGACCGGGCAGCTTCGCATCGGCGCGCCCGATGGCTGTGCGAACTACCTCCTGCCTCAGATCTGCGCGAAGCTTTGCGAAAATCATCCCGGTCTGGAAATCCAGATCGTCGCCTTGCCCAGGGTTTTCAACCTGTCGCGGCGCGAGGCCGACATGGCCATTGCGGTGTCGCAGCCGCAGGCGGGGCGTCTGGTGGTGCAACGTTTGACCGACTACCAGCTTCATCTTGCGGGGCACGATGACTACCTGAAATCGCATCCCCCGATCACGAGCCGTGACGACCTGCGCGGGCATCGGATGATCGGCTATATCCCGGACATGATCTTTGACCGCGAGCTCGACTATCTGACCGAGACGGGAATGGATTGGGCCCAGTTGACCTCAAATTCGGTCTCGGTTCAGACTCAGGCCGTGAGGGCCGGGGCGGGGCTCGGCATCGTCCATGATTTCGCAATTCCCTTCTGTCCCGGTGTCCGGCGCATCCTGACCGACCAGATTTCCCTGCGGCGCAGCTTCTGGCTGATCCGGCATGCAGATGACCGAAGGTCGCAGCGCATGAACCGGCTTGCGGAAGCACTGGCGCTGGGAATTCGGCAGGAGGTGGCACGTTTGCAAGCATTGCTTGCAGTGGAAAGCCCATCCCAAGTGCACACTTGA
- a CDS encoding CoA-acylating methylmalonate-semialdehyde dehydrogenase gives MEELCHWIDGKEVKGTSGRYADVYNPATGEIQARLPLATPAELDAAIASAERAQVIWAATNPQRRARVMMKFGQLINDNMDMLAEVVSREHGKTLPDARGDVQRGLEVIEVCMGTPAMLKGEYTDSAGPGIDLYSMRQPLGVVAGITPFNFPAMIPLWKMGPALAAGNAMILKPSERTPSTAIELAKLAKAAGVPDGVLQVVNGDKEVVDAILDNPVIQAVGFVGSTPIAQYIYGRAATNGKRAQCFGGAKNHMLIMPDADLDKAADALIGAGYGAAGERCMAISVAVPVGQKTADALIERLVPRIEKLKVGPYTAGDDVDFGPVITRAAHDRINSLIASGVEQGANLVVDGRNLKIQGYENGFFCGPSLFDNVTRDMDIYKEEIFGPVLSTVRADTYEDALNLVIDNNYGNGTSIFTADGDTARDFASRVNVGMVGINFPIPVPLSYYTFGGWKKSAFGDLNQYGPDAFRFYTKTKTVTARWFSGIKEGASLNFKAMD, from the coding sequence ATGGAAGAACTCTGCCACTGGATCGACGGCAAAGAGGTCAAGGGCACTTCGGGCCGCTATGCCGACGTCTACAACCCCGCAACCGGCGAGATCCAGGCCCGGCTTCCCCTGGCGACCCCGGCCGAGCTTGATGCCGCGATCGCAAGCGCCGAACGTGCTCAGGTGATCTGGGCCGCGACCAACCCGCAGCGTCGCGCACGCGTGATGATGAAGTTCGGCCAGCTCATCAACGACAACATGGACATGCTGGCCGAGGTCGTCTCGCGCGAACATGGCAAGACCCTGCCCGACGCACGCGGCGACGTTCAGCGTGGCCTTGAGGTGATCGAGGTCTGCATGGGAACGCCCGCGATGCTGAAGGGCGAATATACCGACAGCGCCGGACCGGGGATCGACCTCTATTCGATGCGCCAGCCGCTGGGAGTTGTTGCGGGCATCACCCCCTTCAACTTCCCCGCGATGATCCCGCTGTGGAAGATGGGCCCGGCGCTTGCCGCTGGTAACGCGATGATCCTGAAACCCTCCGAGCGTACGCCTTCGACTGCGATCGAACTGGCGAAGCTCGCGAAGGCAGCCGGGGTGCCGGATGGCGTGCTGCAGGTCGTTAACGGTGACAAGGAAGTCGTTGACGCGATCCTCGACAACCCGGTGATCCAGGCTGTGGGCTTTGTCGGCTCGACCCCGATCGCTCAATATATCTACGGTCGCGCCGCGACCAACGGCAAACGCGCGCAATGTTTCGGCGGTGCGAAGAACCACATGCTGATCATGCCAGATGCGGATCTGGACAAGGCCGCCGACGCGCTGATCGGCGCAGGCTACGGCGCGGCGGGTGAACGCTGCATGGCGATCTCGGTTGCGGTTCCGGTTGGCCAGAAAACCGCCGATGCCCTGATCGAGCGGCTGGTGCCGCGCATCGAGAAGCTCAAGGTCGGCCCCTATACTGCCGGCGACGATGTCGATTTCGGCCCGGTCATCACGAGGGCCGCACATGACCGCATCAATTCGCTGATTGCCTCGGGCGTGGAACAGGGCGCCAATCTGGTCGTCGATGGCCGCAATCTGAAGATCCAGGGCTATGAGAACGGCTTCTTCTGCGGTCCGTCGCTGTTCGACAATGTCACCCGCGACATGGACATCTACAAGGAAGAGATCTTCGGCCCGGTCCTTTCGACCGTCCGCGCCGACACCTACGAGGATGCGCTGAACCTTGTCATCGACAACAATTACGGTAACGGCACCTCGATCTTCACCGCCGATGGAGACACGGCCCGCGATTTCGCCAGCCGCGTGAACGTGGGCATGGTCGGCATCAACTTCCCGATCCCGGTGCCGCTTAGCTACTACACCTTCGGTGGGTGGAAGAAATCGGCCTTCGGCGACCTGAACCAGTATGGCCCGGATGCCTTCCGCTTCTACACCAAGACCAAGACGGTAACCGCCCGTTGGTTCTCGGGGATCAAGGAAGGCGCCAGCCTGAACTTCAAGGCGATGGACTGA